In Vicia villosa cultivar HV-30 ecotype Madison, WI unplaced genomic scaffold, Vvil1.0 ctg.000041F_1_1_1, whole genome shotgun sequence, the following are encoded in one genomic region:
- the LOC131622723 gene encoding uncharacterized protein LOC131622723 has translation MRKRREAAPVASKGSNSGDASEKKSSNDAGIRTNVRVGSSRRSSIAWLALFFVIAYSCSAIYQYQFQNMPLPLTAEQAGKRGFSEIEAFGHVKALTQVGPHPVGSEALHQAVQYVLTACETIKKTAHWEVDVEVDFFHVESGANRQVSGLFAGRSLVYSDIDHVVLRILPKYLSDAREETILVSSHIDTVFSTEGAGDCSSCVGVMLELARGISQWAHGLKKGVIFLFNTGEEEGLNGAHSFITQHPWSKTVRMAIDLEAMGIGGKSSIFQAGPHPGAIESFASVAKYPSGQTVSQDLFTSGVIKSATDFQVYKEVAGLSGLDFAYVDNTAVYHTKNDKLELLKKGSLQHLGENMLAFLLHVGASSHFPEHSSTESKEDMSNNKAIYFDILGTYMVVYRQKFANLLHNSVIMQSLLIWVTSLFMGGMPAAVSLALSCLGVLLMWLFSLGFSVPVAFLLPLISSSPVPYVSSPWLVVGLFGAPAILGALTGQHLGYLLFRKFLLNVHSKRRQFPPIIQAELVKLEAERWLYKAGSFQWLILLILGNYFKIGSSYVALVWLVSPAFAYGFFEATLAPTRFPKPLKLATLVLGLATPILISAGIFIRLGATIIGGMVRLDRNPGSTPEWLGNVVISVYIAALLSLTLVYLLSYVHLSGAKRTITLATLVLFSLSLAVVFSGVVPPFTENTARAVNVVHVVDATGKLDERHTPVSYVSLFSTTPGNLNKEVEQINENFVCGKDKPVDFVTFSVKYGCRTYNDITSGWSEADIPTIHVENDAKENGRITQVSINTKDSIRWVLAINTEEIEDFKLTDTVNSEELIPVDKKSGVDGWHIIQFSGGKNAPRLFDLTLYWRSGSTQSTDNGFLLKLRTDVNRLTPITERILEKLPRWCSLFGKSTTPHTLAFLRNLPINF, from the exons ATGCGGAAGAGGCGCGAGGCAGCGCCAGTAGCATCGAAAGGGTCGAACAGTGGTGATGCGAGTGAAAAAAAGTCTAGTAATGATGCTGGAATTCGAACAAATGTCCGTGTTGGAAGCTCAAGGAGGTCTTCAATTGCATGGCTGGCCTTGTTCTTTGTCATTGCTTATTCGTGTTCAGCTATTTATCAGTACCAGTTTCAGAATATGCCTCTGCCTCTTACCGCAGAACAGGCTGGAAAGAGGGGTTTCTCTGAGATTGAAGCATTCGGCCATGTTAAGGCTTTGACTCAGGTTGGCCCTCATCCGGTTGGCTCTGAAGCTCTGCATCAAGCCGTGCAG TATGTTTTGACAGCATGTGAAACTATTAAAAAAACAGCGCATTGGGAGGTGGATGTTGAAGTGGATTTTTTTCATGTAGAATCTGGTGCAAATCGTCAAGTAAGTGGCTTATTCGCGGGGAGATCACTTGTTTATTCAGATATAGACCATGTCGTATTAAGAATCTTGCCTAAATATCTATCTGATGCAAGAGAAGAAACCATCCTTGTCTCATCTCACATTGATACAGTTTTCTCCAC TGAAGGGGCTGGAGATTGCAGTTCATGTGTAGGTGTTATGCTTGAACTTGCTCGTGGAATTTCTCAATGGGCTCATGGATTGAAGAAAGGTGTTATATTCTTATTTAATACTGGTGAGGAGGAGGGTCTTAATGGTGCTCATAGCTTCATAACCCAG CACCCTTGGAGTAAAACTGTTCGTATGGCTATTGATCTAGAGGCCATGGGAATCGGAGGGAAGTCTAGTATTTTTCAG GCTGGTCCTCATCCAGGGGCTATTGAAAGCTTTGCTTCAGTAGCAAAATACCCATCTGGTCAAACTGTTTCACAG GATCTTTTTACTTCGGGGGTCATAAAATCTGCAACAGATTTCCAAGTGTACAAAGAGGTTGCTGGCCTCTCTGGGCTTGATTTTGCGTATGTAGATAATACTGCTGTATATCATACCAAG AATGACAAATTAGAGCTTTTAAAGAAAGGGTCTCTTCAACATCTTGGGGAGAATATGCTTGCTTTTCTGCTTCATGTTGGTGCATCTTCTCATTTTCCAGAACACAGCTCAACAGAGTCAAAGGAAGATATGAGCAACAACAAAGCCATATATTTTGACATTTTG GGAACATATATGGTTGTATACCGTCAAAAGTTTGCTAATTTGCTTCACAATTCAGTGATAATGCAATCACTTTTAATATGGGTTACATCATTGTTTATGGGTGGTATGCCAGCTGCGGTTTCATTGGCCTTGTCATGTTTGGGTGTTCTCCTCATGTGGCTGTTTTCCTTAGGTTTCTCTGTTCCTGTTGCCTTTCTTCTACCTTTGATATCTTCATCACCAGTGCCATATGTTTCTAGCCCGTGGTTGGTGGTTGGGTTATTTGGTGCACCAGCTATTTTGGGAGCATTGACTGGTCAACATTTGGGTTATCTTCTATTTCGAAAATTTCTTCTGAATGTGCATTCTAAGAGACGGCAGTTTCCCCCCATTATTCAGGCTGAACTGGTCAAGCTTGAGGCTGAAAGATGGCTCTATAAAGCTGGATCCTTTCAGTGGCTTATCCTTCTCATTTTGGGGAACTATTTTAAAATTGGGTCTTCATACGTGGCTCTTGTTTGGTTAGTTTCTCCGGCATTTGCAT ATGGATTTTTTGAAGCAACGCTAGCCCCAACCAGGTTTCCGAAGCCACTCAAACTAGCAACCCTAGTTCTAGGGTTAGCCACACCAATTCTAATTTCTGCTGGAATTTTTATTCGGCTTGGTGCTACAATCATAGGGGGTATGGTTCGACTCGATAG GAATCCTGGCAGTACTCCTGAGTGGCTAGGAAATGTTGTGATTTCTGTATATATTGCTGCTCTCTTGTCTTTGACCTTGGTGTATCTTCTTTCATATGTCCATCTTTCAG GTGCGAAAAGGACTATCACCCTAGCTACTTTGGTGCTGTTTAGTTTATCGCTTGCAGTTGTGTTTTCTGGTGTTGTTCCTCCATTTACTGAAAACACTGCCAGAGCTGTGAAT GTCGTACATGTTGTGGATGCAACAGGAAAACTTGATGAAAGACATACTCCTGTATCATATGTATCTTTATTTTCTACCACTCCTGGAAATTTGAATAAGGAGGTAGAACAGATTAATGAAAATTTTGTATGTGGTAAAGACAAACCTGTTGATTTTGTTACTTTCTCggttaaatatggttgtcggacATATAATGACATTACGAGTGGTTGGAGTGAGGCTGATATTCCTACAATACATGTCGAAAATGATGCTAAGGAAAATGGAAGAATTACACAAGTTTCAATCAACACAAAGGATTCTATTCGGTGGGTTCTTGCGATCAATACCGAAGAAATAGAAGATTTCAAGCTTACAG ATACTGTGAATTCTGAAGAATTGATACCAGTGGACAAAAAGAGTGGTGTCGATGGTTGGCACATAATTCAGTTTTCCGGAGGAAAGAATGCACCAAGATTGTTTGATCTCACTCTTTACTGGAGATCAGGTTCAACGCAAAGCACTGATAATGGTTTTCTCTTGAAACTTAGGACTGATGTGAACAGATTAACACCGATTACTGAACGAATTCTCGAAAAGCTTCCTCGTTGGTGTTCTTTGTTTGGCAAGTCTACCACTCCCCATACCTTGGCTTTTCTTAGAAATCTTCCTATAAATTTTTAA